The genomic interval TACTGACACGGTTCATCTCCCCTGCTGTTCGGTCTTTCATCACTCGTGCAACCAGAAACTTTGAGGCTTTGTCTACATGCGTCGCAATCGCTCCCAAATGATTACCCCCGACGATCGTATCGCCTTCCCAATGCCCAATTTCACTCTTTTGTTCTGCAATCACAGGTCTGTGTTCAATCCCAACTCGATTGGGAATCAATCCTCGTTTCTGTCGCTTGGCGCTCCGATGCTGCCGTCGGATGTGAGAGTGCCGTAAATAGCCACGATAGGCACCCATATCGGCATAGTTGTGATAAATCATCTGATAGATGGTCTCATGGCTCACCCACTCCAGTCCTTTGAGCTTGAGTGAACCGGCAATCTGTTGCGGGCTATGGTACTGCCGAAGTTGCGCTTTCACCCTCGCCAAACAACCCTCAGAGATGCCCACAAACGGTTGCTTGGACTGCTGCCGACGAACGTGCTGCTGAGCTTGAGCCAAGTCCGGTAGATAGATCTGCTCTGAGCTTTGGTTGCGTTTGAGTTCACGAGAAATGGTGCTGTGGGAACGTCCCATTCGAATGGCAATTGCCCGCAGGGACAAATCACCCCTTTGTCTCAATCGATAGAGTTCCAGGCGCTCATCTGCGCTAAGCTGCGTATAGCTCATTAGGGTTTCCTGTTGTTGTGATAAATGCCAGGTTACCCTTTTGAGTCCCTCTAGGGGAAGCTTCTAGAGGGGGTGCACTTCAGATTTGAATTGGCGTGTTCGAGATTATCTGCGGCGGGTGATGGGCAACGTTATGCAGCAGTTCTCTGATTTGTAAGGTTAATCTGGAGCTAGTCAGCTATCACTGCT from Kovacikia minuta CCNUW1 carries:
- a CDS encoding IS30 family transposase, translating into MSYTQLSADERLELYRLRQRGDLSLRAIAIRMGRSHSTISRELKRNQSSEQIYLPDLAQAQQHVRRQQSKQPFVGISEGCLARVKAQLRQYHSPQQIAGSLKLKGLEWVSHETIYQMIYHNYADMGAYRGYLRHSHIRRQHRSAKRQKRGLIPNRVGIEHRPVIAEQKSEIGHWEGDTIVGGNHLGAIATHVDKASKFLVARVMKDRTAGEMNRVSIAAFESIPKERRKTMTFDNGKEFSKHEQLTARLGVQCYFANPYHSWERGLNEHTNGLIRQFFPKGTNFRIVKQDEVDQVVELINHRPRQSLGYRTPHEVFWGQSGDGALQI